The DNA segment CGACCGGGACGGCGGCGTCCTCCCAGCCGGCGTGCGCCGGCCGCCCGTCGCTGGTCCGGCCGGCCAGCCCGGCGCCGTCCTCCCGGATCCGCCAGATCGCCGCCGCCTCCGCCGGGTCGCTGACCACCAGGGTGTCGACCGCGCCGGACGCCGCGGCCATCCGCCGGGCGCGGTCGGCGACCTCGCCCGCGTCGTCGCCGGTGAGCTCGACGATCAGCCAGCCCTGGCCCCGCGGCAGGTCGGGGACGACGGCGGCGGGGACGTCCCGCAGCCGCTGGACGATCCGCGAGTCCAGCCCCTCGACCGCGGTCGGCGAGTAGGCCAGCAGCGGCGGCGTGGCGTCGGCCGCGTCCGGCATCGAGGGGTACCCGAGGACGACGAGCGCGCGCACCGCCGGCTCGGGCACCAGCCGCACCGTGGCGCCCAGGGTCAGCGCCAGGGTCCCCTCGCTGCCCACCAGCGCCCGGGCCAGGTCGCTGCCGCGCTCGGGCAGCAGGTGCTCCAGCGCATAGCCCGACACCTGCCGGCCGAAGCGGCCCAGCTCGGTGCGGAGCACCGCCAGGTGCGCGTCGACCAGCGCCCGCAGCTCCGCCGGCAGCGCACCGCTGCCGTTCAGCCGCAGCCGGGTGCCGGCGCCGGTGACGACGTCGAGGGCGGCCACGTTGTCCGACGTCCGGCCGTAGCCCAGCGCCCGCGAGCCGCAGGCGTTGTTGCCGATCATCCCGCCGATCGTGCAGCGGTTGTGCGTGCTCGGGTCCGGGCCGAACCGCAGCCCGTGCGGCCGGGCGGCGGCCTGCAGCGACGCCTGGACCACGCCCGGGTCGACCACCGCCGTCCGCGCCTCCGGGTCGATCGCGTGCACCCGGGACAGGTACCGGCTGGTGTCGAACACGACGCCGGGACCGACCGCGTTACCCGCGATCGACGTCCCGGCGCCGCGCGCGGTCAGCGGCACCCCGAGCTCCCGGCAGACCGCCAGCGTCGCGACGATCTCGTCGGGGTGCCGGGGGCGCACCACGGCCCGCGGCAGCACCCGGTAGAGCGAGGCGTCGGTGGAGTACAGCGCCCGGGCCAGGCCCGAGTCGTCGACGTCGGTGACCCCGGCGCGGCGCAGGCCCTCGACCAGTGCGGCGTCCGGCCCGGCCGTCCGGGTCACCACAGGCGGATCGACCGGCGGAAGATGCCCTCGAGGTCGTCCTCGGTGACGTCCTTGGGTGCGGTCGCCAGCAGCCGCTGCTGCTTGAGCGTGCCCTGCACCAGGTCGCCGATGTCGCCCTCGTCGTAGCCGACCGCGCCGATCCCGCCGGGGATGTCGATGTCCCGCATCAGCGCGATCAGCACCCCCGGCAGGAACTCCGCGGCGTCGCCCGGCTCCTCCGCGCGCGGGTCGAGCAGCTGCGCGGCGCGGCGGTGCCGCTCGGGGCTGGCGTCGAAGGTGAACCGGAAGGCCTCCGGCGCGGTGAGCGCCACCGACATGCCGTGCGGGATCATCGGGTGGTCGTCGGGGTAGTCCTTGGGGGAGAAGTCCTTCACCCGGCCGGCGATCGGGTAGGCGTTGGCGTGCGGGATGTGCACGCCGGCGTTCCCGAAGCCCATCCCGGCGAAGGTGGCCGCCATCGCCATCTCCGCGCGCGCCTCGTCGTCCTCGCCGTGCTGCACGGCCCGGCGGAAGGAGCTGGCGAGCAGGCTCATCGCCTTCTCCGACCACATGTCCGCGATCGGGTTGGCCCCGCAGTAGGGCACCCGCTCCTCCGGCCGCTTGTGCTCGTAGGTCGTGTACGGCCGCGCGGTGTAGCTCTCCAGCGCGTGGCACAGGATGTCCATCCCGGCCGCCGCGGTCACCCCGGCCGGCTGGGTGCGGGTGAGCGAGGGGTCGATGACCGCCAGCGTCGGCCGCAGCCGGGCGTGGCTGATGCCCGTCTTCACCTTCAGCGACAGCACGTCGAGCACGCAGATGGTGGTGCTCTCCGCGCCGGTGCCGGTCGTGGTGGGGACGGCGACCAGCGGGTGCAGCGGGTTCGCCGGCGCCCGGCCGCCGCCGACCGGCTTGTTGACGTAGTCCATCAGCTCGCCGGGGTTGGTCGTCATCAGGTTCACCGCCTTGGCGGTGTCGATGCTCGACCCGCCGCCGACGGCGACGATCGCGTCCCAGGGGCCGTTCTCCCGGGCCCAGTCGACGGCGTGCTGGAGGCTCTCGTCGGTCGGCTCGACGTGCGCACCGTCGAAGACGTGCGCCTCGATGCCGAAGGTCGTCATCTGGTCGGCGACCCGCTGCGGGGAGCCGGTGGCGGCCACCCCGGGGTCGGTGACGACCAGGACCCGCTGAGCGCCGGTCTGGCTGAGGTCGTAGCCGATCTCGTCGGCGGCGCCCACCCCGAACTTCAGGTGGGGCGCGCCGTAGGTGAAGACGCTCTCGGGGTTCGCGGGCTGGAACGTGGACGTGGGCTGCGACATCGCCTCTCCTCGCTGAGCAGACGGGGGATGCCCATCCTGCTCCCCCGGGGAGCGCGGTGCGCAGGCCGGCCGCGCCGCGGCCCCCGGGTCAGCGCCGGGCGGCCAGTGCGGCGAGCTCGTGGGCCGACTCGACGGTCGGCGCGCCGGCGACGGCCCGCTCGAGTGCGCGTCCGTCACGGCGGAGGGAGCGGAGCTGGTGCCGGCGGGCGAGGGCGGTGCGGAGGCTGGTCATGGCGGTGTCCCTGCTGCTGCACGATCCCTGCGGCGTCCTCCCGGCGCCGTCAGTTCGTATATCAAACTGTCGTCCTCGCGGCGGCGTCCGTCAAGCAGCTGTGAGCCACGGATCAGCGGTGCGCCGACCGCTTCCCGGCGGGTCGCCCGAGGGTCACCATGGCTGCCACCGCGGACGCACGGGGGCACCCGCACCAGCACCCCCGAGGAGTCCGCCATGGCCGTCGCCGACAGCCTCCGCACGTCCACCGTCGTGTCCGCCGCCCCGGTCATGCGGGTCGGCGACGACCTCGCCGCACGGCTCACCCGCACCGAGGTCCAGCGCGGTCCGTCGTCGGTCCCCGGGCGGGAAATCGTGCAGGTGCTCACCGAGCTCCCACGGGGGATGGAGTCCGGCTGGCACACCCATCCGGGGGAGGAGGTGGGGTACCTGGTCGGCGGCACCGTGGAGCTGTCGATCGAGGGGCAGCCGACCCGGACGGTGCGCGCCGGCGAGGGGTTCCTCATCCCGCCGGGCACCCCGCACAACGCCCGCGACCTCGGCCCGGGGACCGGGCGGATCGTCTCCACCTACCTCGTCGAGGTCGGCCGGCCGCTGGCCGTCCTGACCGGGGGAGGCGTCCTGCCCGCGCGTCGCGCTGGGCTCGCCGGGGCCGGATAACGGTTCGGCTGCGGCGCGGGGGTGTCGGGTTGTCCGCCGACCCGGACGGCGGGACCTTCGGCACGTCGTCGGGCGGAACTCCGGGTGCCGGGACCGGTCGCGGCCGTCGCGAGAGGTGCAGCCGCATGTGGACGCTGCTGTGGGTCGTCGTCTGCTTCGTGGTGCTGTCGGTGGGCGTCGCCGTCCTCGCCCGCAGCACCACGTCCCGGTGGGAACGCGAGCGGGTCCGCCGCCGGCGCCCGCCCCCACCGCCGGCAGAGCCGGTGCCCTCCGGGGTCGCGGCCCGGCTCGGCCGGGTCGTGGCCACCGCCCGGCCGACGGCCGCGCGGGTGGAGGGGCTCCGGCGGGCCGCGGGGCACGGTCTGGCGTCGGTCCGCCGGCGCGGCGGGCGCGCGGTGCCGCGGGTCACCGCCGTCCTCCGGCGCGTGCACCTGGAGCACCGGCACCCGGCCCAGCTCGCCGCGCGGGTCGTGCACCGCCGCGGCCACCGCGGCCCGGTGCCCGAGCCGCCGGTCGGCGGGCAGGGCGAGCACGCGGTCGAGCAGGAGCGCGGTCGCCGCGGCGTCGAACCGTAGCGGGCTCAGCGGCCGTGCAGCGCGGCGAACTCGCCCGGGGTCATCCCGGTGACCCGGGCGAAGTCGCGGCTGAAGTGCGGCTGGTCGGCGTAGCCCAGCGCGGCGGCGACCTCGGCCAGGGTGGTGCCGCGAGAGCGCAGCCGCTCGGCCGCCTCCTGCAGCCGGCGCCGCTGGACCAGCCACTTGGGGGTCAGCCCCAGCCGGCGGTGCACGAGCCGCTGCAGGCTCCGCTCGGACAGCCCGGTCTCCGCGCACAGCTGGGCCACCCGGGTCACGTCCGGCCGCTGCTCGACGAACGCGACGAGCTCGTTGACCTGCTCGCCCTCGGCGTCGATCGGCAGGAACCGGTGCAGCGCGTCCCCGACGGCGTCCATCGCGGCCCGGTGCGCAGCCGGCGAGCGCGGGTCGGCCGCCATCGCCCCGCGGACCCGGGCGACCATCCGCCTCCCCTCGTCGCCCAGCACCTCGGCGACGTCGACGAACCGGTCGGTGTACGCGGCCATCGACCCGCCGGCGATCAGGGAGCCGGCGGCCGGCTCGCACATCAGCCCCACCGCCCAGCCCTCGCCGGTCAGCGTGGTCGTGGACAGCCCGGGCACCACGCCGTAGAAGCGGGCGTACTCCGCGGACACCACGACCAGGGCCACCGGGTACTGCAGCACCTTCTGCGGCGCCTCGAGCCCCGGCGGCACCGACCACACCGGGATCCAGAACCGCCGCAGCAGCCCGGCGAACTCGTCGTCCACGGGGTAGCGGGACATCGTGTGCGAGGCGTCGCGCGGGTCCTTGAGGTGGGCGCGCTCGACCTCGTCCGACCGGCGCGTGGCGCCGTCGCCGGTCACGGCCGCCGGAGCCGGTCGTCGAGGGCCTGCTGCGGCAGGACGACCTGCACGGTGCTGCCGTGCCCCAGCTCGCGGCCGTCCGCCGCGACGGCCCGGCACGCGCAGGTCAGCCGGTTGCCGCGCAGCTCCACGCACTCTGCGGTGACCTGGACCATGTCACCGACCCAGGCGGGCGCGAGGTGCTCGACCGACAGCGACCGCCCGATGGCCGCCTCGCCGGGCTCGAGGGAGCGGAGCAGCAGCTTCCGCCCGGCCTCCTCGAAGTGCTCGGCCATGCGGTAGGTCGCGTACACCGGGTGCACCGGCCCGAGCTCGCCGAACCGGACGGTCATCTCCGGGGTCACCACCACCACCAGCTCCGCCGTCGCACCGACGGGCACGGGGATCACGCGTCGAAGTCGACCGTGACCTCGTCGGTCAGCGGCAGGGTCTGGCAGGTGAGCACGTAGCCGCGCGCCACCTCGCCGGGGTCCAGGGCGTAGTTGCGGCGCATCTCCACCTCGCCGCCGGTGACCCGGGCCCGGCAGGTGCCGCACACCCCGCCCTTGCAGGCGAAGGGCAGGTCGCTGCGCACCTGCTGCGCCGAGTCGAGCACCGGCACGCCGCGGGGCAGCGTCAGGGTCGTGGAGCGGCCGTCGAGCACGATCGTCACCTGCGAGCTGGGGCCCTCGACCGTCTGGTCGTCGCCGCGCACCGGCTCCGGCGGCAGGTCGTCGACGTAGAACAGCTCCTGGTGCACCCGCTCGACCGGCACGCCGAGCTCGGTGAGCAGGGCGCGGGCGTCGGTGACCATGCCGTGCGGCCCGCACAGCCACCAGTGGTCGACCTCGGGGACGTCGACGAACGCGCCGACCAGGGTGCGCAGCCGCTCGCCGTCGAGCCGGCCGCTGGTCAGCTCGGCGTCCCGCGGCTCGCGGGAGAGCACGTGCACCAGCTGCAGCCGGGTGCCGTAGCGGTCCTTCAGGTCGGCGAGCTCGTCGGCGAACATCACCGTGTTGGTCCGCCGGTTGCCGTAGAAGACGGTGACGGTCGACTCGCCGTCGCGGAGCACGGTGGCGGCGAGCGAGAGCACCGGGGTGACCCCGGAGCCGGCGACGACGAACACGTGGTCGGCCGGGGTGGACAGGTCGGCGGTGAAGGTGCCCGACGGCGGCAGCACGTCGATCTCGTCGCCGGGCCGCACCTCGTGGACCAGGTAGGAGGAGAAGAAGCCGCCGGGCACCTCCCGGACGCCGACCCGCGGGGCGGCGCCGACCGGCGCGCAGATCGAGTACGAGCGCCGCTCGTCCCGGTCACCGTCGACCCGGCGCAGGGTGAGCGCCTGACCGGGTGCGAAGGCGTAGTCGGCGGCCAGCTCGGCCGGGACGTCGAAGGTCACCGCGACCGCGTCGTCGGTGAGCCGCTCGACCTCGGCCACCCGGAGCGGGTGGAACTGCGGCCTCCGGCGCTGCACCGACGTCATCAGATCTCCTTCACGTGCTCGAACGGCTCGAGGCAGGCCCGGCAGCGGCGCATCGCCTTGCACGCGGTGGCGCTGAACTCGCTGACCTCCTCGGTGTCGGTCGACCCGCACTGCGGGCAGCTCGCCGTCCGCCGGGAGGGCCCCAGCTGCAGCGGCACCGGACCGGCGGTGCGCACCGGGGCGCGGCCGGGTGGCGCGATGCCGCCGGCGGCGAGCTTGCGGCGGCCCTCGTCGCTGATCCAGTCGGTGCTCCACGCGGGGGAGAGCACGGTGCGGACGTCGACGTCGGCGAACCCGGCCCGGTGCAGGGCGTGCACCAGGTCGGCGCGCATGACGCCCATGGCCGGGCAGCCGGAGTAGGTCGGGGTGATCTCCACGACGACGGTGCCGCCCTCGGCGCGGACGTCCCGCAGCACCCCGAGGTCGGCGAGGGTGAGCATCGGCAGCTCGGGGTCGGTGACCGTCGCGGCGACCGCCCGCGCGTCGGCCAGCACCGCCGTCACCACGTGGCGGCCGGGTGCTCGCGGGCCAGGCCCTGCAGGTCGGCGAGCAGCGCGGTCAGCTCCGGGCCGTGCTGACCGAGGCGGCCGCGGCTGGGCTGCCCGGCGGGCCACGGGGGGACGGTCAGCGTCGCGCGCTCGAGCACCAGGGTGAGCACGTCGCGCACCTCGTCGCGGACGTCGGCCGGGTCCACCGCCACGCCGGCCGCGGTCAGCCGGGTCTCGACGTCGGTGGCGGTGAACAGGTCGGCCAGCAGCGGCCAGACGGCGTCGACCCCGGCCTGGGCGCGGCGGTGCGACTCCGCGGTGCCGTCGCCGAGCCGCAGCACCCAGCGGGCGGCGTGGTCGCGGTGGTAGGTCAGCTCGGGCACGCCCTTGGCGGCGATCGCGGCGAGCACCGGGTCCCGGGACCCCCGCAGCCGGGAGAACACGGCCAGCCGCCAGGTCGAGGCGGCCAGCAGCCGGACGACGGTCTGCCCGAAGTCGCCGTTGGGGGCCTCGACGAGCAGGCAGTTGCGGAACTCGTCGGAGTCCCGGAAGTAGGCGAGCGCGTCCTCGTCCGGGATCGAGTCGGTGGCCAGCGCGCGGGAGCGGCCGAGGACGCCGACCGAGCCGGCCCGGGCCAGCAGCAGCCGGGCCTGGCCGAGCAGGTCCAGCCCGCAGTTGGCCAGCGCCACCTCCTCCTCCAGCTCGGGGGCGGCGGTCACCCACTGGGTGAGCCGCTGGCAGAGCACCAGCGCGTCGTCGCCGAGCATCAGGCAGTAGGCGCCCAGGTCGGCCGGGTCGAGGCCGTCGGGCACGGTGGTGTCCACCCCGGCCAGCGGCTCGTCGAACCCGGTGCCGAACGCCCACTGCCCCTCGCCCCCGTGGGCGTGGTCCAGCGCGTCGTACACGGTCTCTTCATGCATCGATGTGCCTTTCTCGGCCCCCTCTCAGGGGCCCGCCGCCGAGGTACGAGGTGGTGGGGGGAGAGGGGGTCCTTTCGCCGCTCACATGTGGGGGACGTCGTCCGGGATCTCGTAGAACGTCGGGTGCCGGTAGACCTTGTCCCCGCTGGGGGCGAACATCGGGTCCTTCTCGTCCGGGCTGGACGCGGTGATGTCCGCCGCCCTCACCACCCAGATGCTCACGCCCTCGTTGCGACGGGTGTAGACGTCGCGGGCGGCGTGCACCGCCATCTCGTCGTCCGGGGCGTGCAGCGAGCCGACGTGCACGTGGTTGAGCCCGCGCTTGCCGCGGACGAACACCTCGTAGAGCGGCCAGTCCCGGCGGGCGGTCGACGCCTTCGGCTCGACCGGGATCTCCGGCCCGGTCGGGACGGCGCCGTGCCCGCCCTCCGCGGTCACGTCGCTCACGCGTGCTTCTCCGCGTAGACGCTGGCCGCCTCGGTCACCCAGGCGTTGTCGTCGCGGGCGGCGCGCCGGCGGGCGATCCGCTCGTCGTTGCACGGGCCGTTGCCGGCGAGGACCTGCTTGAACTCGGTCCAGTCGATCGCGCCGAAGCGGTACCGGCCGGTCTCCGGGTCCAGCGCGAGCTCCGGGTCGGGCAGCGTCACGCCGAGCACCTCGGCCTGCGGCACGGTCATGTCGACGAACCGCTGGCGCAGCTCGTCGTTGCTGTGCCGCTTGACGCCCCACGCCATCGACTGCGCCGAGTTGGGGCTGTCGTCGTCCGGCGGGCCGAACATCATCAGCGACGGCCACCACCAGCGGTCGACGGCGTCCTGCACCATCGCCCGCTGCGCCTCGGTGCCGCGCATCATCGTCATCAGCAGCTCGTAGCCCTGCCGCTGGTGGAAGGACTCCTCCTTGCAGACCCGGATCATCGCCCGGGCGTAGGGCCCGTAGCTGGACCGGCACAGCGGCACCTGGTTGCAGATGGCCGCGCCGTCGACGAGCCAGCCGATGACGCCGACGTCGGCGTAGGTGAGCGTCGGGTAGTTGAA comes from the Modestobacter italicus genome and includes:
- a CDS encoding hydroxyacid-oxoacid transhydrogenase, with the translated sequence MSQPTSTFQPANPESVFTYGAPHLKFGVGAADEIGYDLSQTGAQRVLVVTDPGVAATGSPQRVADQMTTFGIEAHVFDGAHVEPTDESLQHAVDWARENGPWDAIVAVGGGSSIDTAKAVNLMTTNPGELMDYVNKPVGGGRAPANPLHPLVAVPTTTGTGAESTTICVLDVLSLKVKTGISHARLRPTLAVIDPSLTRTQPAGVTAAAGMDILCHALESYTARPYTTYEHKRPEERVPYCGANPIADMWSEKAMSLLASSFRRAVQHGEDDEARAEMAMAATFAGMGFGNAGVHIPHANAYPIAGRVKDFSPKDYPDDHPMIPHGMSVALTAPEAFRFTFDASPERHRRAAQLLDPRAEEPGDAAEFLPGVLIALMRDIDIPGGIGAVGYDEGDIGDLVQGTLKQQRLLATAPKDVTEDDLEGIFRRSIRLW
- a CDS encoding cupin domain-containing protein; translation: MAVADSLRTSTVVSAAPVMRVGDDLAARLTRTEVQRGPSSVPGREIVQVLTELPRGMESGWHTHPGEEVGYLVGGTVELSIEGQPTRTVRAGEGFLIPPGTPHNARDLGPGTGRIVSTYLVEVGRPLAVLTGGGVLPARRAGLAGAG
- a CDS encoding helix-turn-helix domain-containing protein; translated protein: MTGDGATRRSDEVERAHLKDPRDASHTMSRYPVDDEFAGLLRRFWIPVWSVPPGLEAPQKVLQYPVALVVVSAEYARFYGVVPGLSTTTLTGEGWAVGLMCEPAAGSLIAGGSMAAYTDRFVDVAEVLGDEGRRMVARVRGAMAADPRSPAAHRAAMDAVGDALHRFLPIDAEGEQVNELVAFVEQRPDVTRVAQLCAETGLSERSLQRLVHRRLGLTPKWLVQRRRLQEAAERLRSRGTTLAEVAAALGYADQPHFSRDFARVTGMTPGEFAALHGR
- a CDS encoding thioesterase family protein, with amino-acid sequence MIPVPVGATAELVVVVTPEMTVRFGELGPVHPVYATYRMAEHFEEAGRKLLLRSLEPGEAAIGRSLSVEHLAPAWVGDMVQVTAECVELRGNRLTCACRAVAADGRELGHGSTVQVVLPQQALDDRLRRP
- the paaE gene encoding 1,2-phenylacetyl-CoA epoxidase subunit PaaE is translated as MTSVQRRRPQFHPLRVAEVERLTDDAVAVTFDVPAELAADYAFAPGQALTLRRVDGDRDERRSYSICAPVGAAPRVGVREVPGGFFSSYLVHEVRPGDEIDVLPPSGTFTADLSTPADHVFVVAGSGVTPVLSLAATVLRDGESTVTVFYGNRRTNTVMFADELADLKDRYGTRLQLVHVLSREPRDAELTSGRLDGERLRTLVGAFVDVPEVDHWWLCGPHGMVTDARALLTELGVPVERVHQELFYVDDLPPEPVRGDDQTVEGPSSQVTIVLDGRSTTLTLPRGVPVLDSAQQVRSDLPFACKGGVCGTCRARVTGGEVEMRRNYALDPGEVARGYVLTCQTLPLTDEVTVDFDA
- the paaD gene encoding 1,2-phenylacetyl-CoA epoxidase subunit PaaD; this translates as MLADARAVAATVTDPELPMLTLADLGVLRDVRAEGGTVVVEITPTYSGCPAMGVMRADLVHALHRAGFADVDVRTVLSPAWSTDWISDEGRRKLAAGGIAPPGRAPVRTAGPVPLQLGPSRRTASCPQCGSTDTEEVSEFSATACKAMRRCRACLEPFEHVKEI
- the paaC gene encoding 1,2-phenylacetyl-CoA epoxidase subunit PaaC, which gives rise to MHEETVYDALDHAHGGEGQWAFGTGFDEPLAGVDTTVPDGLDPADLGAYCLMLGDDALVLCQRLTQWVTAAPELEEEVALANCGLDLLGQARLLLARAGSVGVLGRSRALATDSIPDEDALAYFRDSDEFRNCLLVEAPNGDFGQTVVRLLAASTWRLAVFSRLRGSRDPVLAAIAAKGVPELTYHRDHAARWVLRLGDGTAESHRRAQAGVDAVWPLLADLFTATDVETRLTAAGVAVDPADVRDEVRDVLTLVLERATLTVPPWPAGQPSRGRLGQHGPELTALLADLQGLAREHPAATW
- the paaB gene encoding 1,2-phenylacetyl-CoA epoxidase subunit PaaB, translating into MSDVTAEGGHGAVPTGPEIPVEPKASTARRDWPLYEVFVRGKRGLNHVHVGSLHAPDDEMAVHAARDVYTRRNEGVSIWVVRAADITASSPDEKDPMFAPSGDKVYRHPTFYEIPDDVPHM
- the paaA gene encoding 1,2-phenylacetyl-CoA epoxidase subunit PaaA — its product is MSAPALDRPTDSRDAGTAALQAQFDATIAADHRIEPRDWMPEAYRKGLVRQIAQHAHSEIIGMQPEGDWLLAAPSLRRKAILLAKVQDEAGHGMYLYAAAETLGADRADLTDKLIERKQKYSSIFNYPTLTYADVGVIGWLVDGAAICNQVPLCRSSYGPYARAMIRVCKEESFHQRQGYELLMTMMRGTEAQRAMVQDAVDRWWWPSLMMFGPPDDDSPNSAQSMAWGVKRHSNDELRQRFVDMTVPQAEVLGVTLPDPELALDPETGRYRFGAIDWTEFKQVLAGNGPCNDERIARRRAARDDNAWVTEAASVYAEKHA